One segment of Falco rusticolus isolate bFalRus1 chromosome 3, bFalRus1.pri, whole genome shotgun sequence DNA contains the following:
- the RNF19B gene encoding E3 ubiquitin-protein ligase RNF19B isoform X2, with protein MGSERDSESPRSSSIHSAAAKCPKPGRRRRLSFQSVFSAAAASAAGGRRRTKAEPPPAAPPPPPAAPPAPPPPPPPPPPPEEAPVVPEGGGEEELECPLCLVRQPAENAPRLLSCPHRSCGACLRQYLRIEITESRVNICCPECSERLNPADIRRLLRDSPHLVAKYEEFMLRRCLAADPDCRWCPAPDCGYAVIAYGCASCPKLTCERDGCQTEFCYHCKQIWHPNQTCDMARQQRAQTLRVRTKHTSGLSYGQESGPADDIKPCPRCSAYIIKMNDGSCNHMTCAVCGCEFCWLCMKEISDLHYLSPSGCTFWGKKPWSRKKKILWQLGTLIGAPVGISLIAGIAIPAMVIGIPVYVGRKIHSRYEGKKTSKHKRNLAITGGVTLSVIASPVIAAVSVGIGVPIMLAYVYGVVPISLCRGGGCGVSTANGKGVKIEFDEDDGPITVADAWRALKNPSIGESSIEGLTSVLSTSGSPTDGLSVMQGNYSETASFAALSGGTLSGGVLSGGKGKYSRLEVQADVQKEIFPKDSVSLGAISDNASTRAMAGSIISSYNPQDRECNNMEIQVDIEAKPSHYQLASGSSTEDSLHVHTQMAENEEEEDEDEEEEDGGQEQMCKHQSCEQKDCIASKTWDITLAQPESIRSDLESSDSQSDDVPDITSDECDSPHSQTAAACPQTPKARGAESPSAHLSHCAQAEGCRLDEIVKLECIEARV; from the exons ATGGGCTCTGAGCGGGACTCTGAGTCGCCGCgctcctcctccatccactCGGCCGCCGCCAAGTGCCCGaagcccggccgccgccgccgcctctccTTCCAGAGCGTCTtctccgccgccgccgcctctgccgccggcggccgccgccgcaCCAAGGCcgagccgccccccgccgccccgccgccgccccccgctgccccgccggccccaccgccgccgccgcccccgccgccgccccccgagGAAGCCCCGGTGGTCCCGGAGGGCGGCGGCGAAGAGGAGCTGGAGTGCCCGCTGTGCCTGGTGCGGCAGCCGGCGGAGAACGCCCCGCGGCTGCTGTCGTGTCCGCACCGGTCGTGCGGGGCCTGCCTGCGGCAGTACCTGCGCATCGAGATCACCGAGTCCCGCGTCAACATCTGCTGCCCCGAGTGCAGCGAGCGCCTCAACCCCGCCGACATCCGCCGCCTGCTCCGCGACTCCCCGCACCTGGTGGCCAAGTACGAGGAGTTCATGCTGCGCCGCTGCCTGGCCGCAGACCCCGACTGCCGCTGGTGCCCGGCCCCCGACTGCGG TTATGCGGTTATTGCCTATGGCTGCGCCAGCTGCCCCAAGCTGACCTGCGAGAGGGACGGCTGCCAGACGGAGTTCTGCTATCACTGCAAGCAGATATGGCATCCCAACCAAACCTGTGACATGGCCCGCCAGCAAAGAGCGCAGACGCTCCGAGTACGGACCAAGCACACGTCGGGTCTCAGTTACGGACAAGAATCTGGGCCGG CCGATGACATCAAGCCGTGTCCGCGCTGCAGCGCTTACATCATCAAGATGAACGACGGGAGCTGTAACCACATGACCTGCGCGGTGTGTGGCTGCGAGTTCTGCTGGCTGTGCATGAAGGAGATCTCGGATCTGCATTACCTCAG CCCCTCGGGCTGTACATTCTGGGGCAAAAAGCCATGGAGTCGTAAAAAGAAGATTCTCTGGCAGCTGGGCACGTTGATTGGTGCTCCTGTAGGCATTTCCCTCATCGCTGGCATTGCCATTCCTGCTATGGTCATCGGCATCCCTGTGTATGTTGGGAGGAAG ATCCACAGCAGGtatgagggaaagaaaacctcTAAGCACAAGAGGAACTTGGCCATTACTGGTGGGGTCACCTTGTCTGTCATTGCCTCTCCCGTCATCGCTGCTGTCAGTGTTG GTATTGGCGTCCCCATCATGCTGGCTTACGTCTACGGCGTGGTGCCGATCTCACTGTGCCGAGGCGGTGGCTGTGGAGTCAGCACTGCCAACGGCAAAGGTGTGAAAATCGAGTTTGATGAAGATGATGGACCCATCACAG TGGCTGATGCCTGGCGAGCCCTGAAGAACCCCAGCATCGGCGAAAGCAGCATTGAGGGGCTCACCAGCGTGCTGAGCACCAGCGGCAGCCCCACTGATGGGCTCAGCGTGATGCAGGGCAACTACAGCGAGACGGCCAGCTTCGCCGCCCTCTCGGGTGGCACCCTGAGCGGTGGTGTCCTCTCGGGAGGCAAGGGGAAGTACAGCAG GCTGGAAGTTCAGGCAGATGTCCAGAAGGAGATTTTCCCCAAAGACTCGGTCAGCTTGGGGGCTATCAGTGACAACGCCAGCACTCGAGCCATGGCTGGTTCTATCATCAGCTCCTACAACCCCCAGGACAG GGAGTGCAATAACATGGAGATTCAGGTGGACATTGAAGCCAAACCAAGTCACTACCAGCTGGCCAGCGGCAGCAGTACAGAGGACTCTCTGCATGTCCATACCCAAATGGCAGagaatgaggaggaggaggacgaggacgaggaggaagaggatggtgGGCAGGAGCAGATGTGCAAACACCAAAGCTGTGAGCAAAAGGACTGCATTGCCAGCAAAACCTGGGACATCACCCTGGCCCAGCCTGAGAGCATACGGAGTGACCTGGAGAGCTCCGACAGTCAGTCGGACGACGTGCCAGACATTACCTCGGATGAATGCGACTCCCCTCACTCTCAgactgcagcagcctgcccacAGACCCCCAAAGCTAGAGGTGCCGAGAGCCCAAGTGCCCACCTGAGCCACTGTGCCCAAGCCGAGGGCTGCAGGCTGGATGAAATAGTCAAACTGGAGTGCATCGAAGCCAGAGTATGA
- the TMEM54 gene encoding transmembrane protein 54: MCQVARCKGRRDSWVLATPHRAAPLPSPAPPSVPGHLDPSSHQRVLMKTGLILLIIGHLNFIAGALVHGTVLRFVVDPRDAISLQYVIANAASVISALLTISCGIAALMLSRCLAPTTLKWAVFALSTSSSLGCLSCLLGLAVSIGLTLGTQGRALLAPCPIAGIALVSRECPFDPTRVYSSTLCLWAISLLLDSMEIIFSIRCLLLTVDLLHLGCCCHGAHRRKVTPGPQAQHRPTSMQGWDGPGWAREHPGGGKIWQPEGLIPPLSFSSSPLPCRSPCRQPLRRARTLGSAWVC; this comes from the exons ATGTGTCAAGTGG CACGGTGcaagggcaggagggacagcTGGGTGCTGGCCACCCCACACCGTGCAGCCCCCTtacccagccctgctcccccctccgTCCCAGGCCACCTCGATCCCAGCAGCCACCAAAGGGTCCTCATGAAAACTGGCCTCATCCTCCTCATCATCGGGCACCTCAACTTCATCGCTGGTGCCCTGGTCCACGGCACTGTCCTCCGCTTCGTGGTTGACCCCCGGGATGCCATTTCCCTGCAGTATGTCATCGCCAACGCTGCCTCCGTCATCTCCGCGCTGCTG ACCATCTCCTGCGGAATAGCTGCCCTCATGCTGTCCCGCTGCCTCGCCCCCACCACCCTG AAATGGGCAGTTTTCGCcctgagcaccagcagcagcctgggctgcctgtcctgcctgctggggctggctgtcTCCATCGGGCTGACACTGGGCACGCAGGGTCgggcgctgctggccccctGCCCCATCGCTGGCATTGCCCTGGTCTCCCGCGAGTGCCCCTTTGATCCCACCCGCGTCTAC AGCTCCACGCTGTGCCTCTGGGCCATCTCCCTCCTGCTCGACTCGATGGAGATCATCTTCAGCATCCGCTGCCTCCTGCTCACCGTTGACCTCCTCCACctcggctgctgctgccacggGGCGCACCGGAGGAAGGTGACGCCTGGTCCCCAGGCTCAGCACCGACCCACTTCcatgcagggctgggatggaCCTGGCTGGGCTCGGGAGCACCCGGGTGGGGGTAAGATTTGGCAACCTGAAGGTCTCATCCCCCCACTCTCGTTCTCATCATCCCCTCTGCCTTGCAGGTCTCCTTGCAGGCAGCCCCTGCGGAGAGCCCGGACGCTGGGCAGTGCCTGGGTTTGCTGA
- the RNF19B gene encoding E3 ubiquitin-protein ligase RNF19B isoform X1, whose amino-acid sequence MGILSCTSLAASTLTLPVQEAIVLRKAASGAVGRCARSCPSSCGTTLAWRRRHTRTPTAGGHRCPAAAMGSERDSESPRSSSIHSAAAKCPKPGRRRRLSFQSVFSAAAASAAGGRRRTKAEPPPAAPPPPPAAPPAPPPPPPPPPPPEEAPVVPEGGGEEELECPLCLVRQPAENAPRLLSCPHRSCGACLRQYLRIEITESRVNICCPECSERLNPADIRRLLRDSPHLVAKYEEFMLRRCLAADPDCRWCPAPDCGYAVIAYGCASCPKLTCERDGCQTEFCYHCKQIWHPNQTCDMARQQRAQTLRVRTKHTSGLSYGQESGPADDIKPCPRCSAYIIKMNDGSCNHMTCAVCGCEFCWLCMKEISDLHYLSPSGCTFWGKKPWSRKKKILWQLGTLIGAPVGISLIAGIAIPAMVIGIPVYVGRKIHSRYEGKKTSKHKRNLAITGGVTLSVIASPVIAAVSVGIGVPIMLAYVYGVVPISLCRGGGCGVSTANGKGVKIEFDEDDGPITVADAWRALKNPSIGESSIEGLTSVLSTSGSPTDGLSVMQGNYSETASFAALSGGTLSGGVLSGGKGKYSRLEVQADVQKEIFPKDSVSLGAISDNASTRAMAGSIISSYNPQDRECNNMEIQVDIEAKPSHYQLASGSSTEDSLHVHTQMAENEEEEDEDEEEEDGGQEQMCKHQSCEQKDCIASKTWDITLAQPESIRSDLESSDSQSDDVPDITSDECDSPHSQTAAACPQTPKARGAESPSAHLSHCAQAEGCRLDEIVKLECIEARV is encoded by the exons CGGGGCGGTGGGACGCTGCGCCCGGAGCTGCCCCTCGTCCTGCGGAACGACCCTCGCCTGGCGCCGCCGCCACACCCGGACTCCCACCGCCGGCGGACACCGCTGCCCGGCCGCCGCCATGGGCTCTGAGCGGGACTCTGAGTCGCCGCgctcctcctccatccactCGGCCGCCGCCAAGTGCCCGaagcccggccgccgccgccgcctctccTTCCAGAGCGTCTtctccgccgccgccgcctctgccgccggcggccgccgccgcaCCAAGGCcgagccgccccccgccgccccgccgccgccccccgctgccccgccggccccaccgccgccgccgcccccgccgccgccccccgagGAAGCCCCGGTGGTCCCGGAGGGCGGCGGCGAAGAGGAGCTGGAGTGCCCGCTGTGCCTGGTGCGGCAGCCGGCGGAGAACGCCCCGCGGCTGCTGTCGTGTCCGCACCGGTCGTGCGGGGCCTGCCTGCGGCAGTACCTGCGCATCGAGATCACCGAGTCCCGCGTCAACATCTGCTGCCCCGAGTGCAGCGAGCGCCTCAACCCCGCCGACATCCGCCGCCTGCTCCGCGACTCCCCGCACCTGGTGGCCAAGTACGAGGAGTTCATGCTGCGCCGCTGCCTGGCCGCAGACCCCGACTGCCGCTGGTGCCCGGCCCCCGACTGCGG TTATGCGGTTATTGCCTATGGCTGCGCCAGCTGCCCCAAGCTGACCTGCGAGAGGGACGGCTGCCAGACGGAGTTCTGCTATCACTGCAAGCAGATATGGCATCCCAACCAAACCTGTGACATGGCCCGCCAGCAAAGAGCGCAGACGCTCCGAGTACGGACCAAGCACACGTCGGGTCTCAGTTACGGACAAGAATCTGGGCCGG CCGATGACATCAAGCCGTGTCCGCGCTGCAGCGCTTACATCATCAAGATGAACGACGGGAGCTGTAACCACATGACCTGCGCGGTGTGTGGCTGCGAGTTCTGCTGGCTGTGCATGAAGGAGATCTCGGATCTGCATTACCTCAG CCCCTCGGGCTGTACATTCTGGGGCAAAAAGCCATGGAGTCGTAAAAAGAAGATTCTCTGGCAGCTGGGCACGTTGATTGGTGCTCCTGTAGGCATTTCCCTCATCGCTGGCATTGCCATTCCTGCTATGGTCATCGGCATCCCTGTGTATGTTGGGAGGAAG ATCCACAGCAGGtatgagggaaagaaaacctcTAAGCACAAGAGGAACTTGGCCATTACTGGTGGGGTCACCTTGTCTGTCATTGCCTCTCCCGTCATCGCTGCTGTCAGTGTTG GTATTGGCGTCCCCATCATGCTGGCTTACGTCTACGGCGTGGTGCCGATCTCACTGTGCCGAGGCGGTGGCTGTGGAGTCAGCACTGCCAACGGCAAAGGTGTGAAAATCGAGTTTGATGAAGATGATGGACCCATCACAG TGGCTGATGCCTGGCGAGCCCTGAAGAACCCCAGCATCGGCGAAAGCAGCATTGAGGGGCTCACCAGCGTGCTGAGCACCAGCGGCAGCCCCACTGATGGGCTCAGCGTGATGCAGGGCAACTACAGCGAGACGGCCAGCTTCGCCGCCCTCTCGGGTGGCACCCTGAGCGGTGGTGTCCTCTCGGGAGGCAAGGGGAAGTACAGCAG GCTGGAAGTTCAGGCAGATGTCCAGAAGGAGATTTTCCCCAAAGACTCGGTCAGCTTGGGGGCTATCAGTGACAACGCCAGCACTCGAGCCATGGCTGGTTCTATCATCAGCTCCTACAACCCCCAGGACAG GGAGTGCAATAACATGGAGATTCAGGTGGACATTGAAGCCAAACCAAGTCACTACCAGCTGGCCAGCGGCAGCAGTACAGAGGACTCTCTGCATGTCCATACCCAAATGGCAGagaatgaggaggaggaggacgaggacgaggaggaagaggatggtgGGCAGGAGCAGATGTGCAAACACCAAAGCTGTGAGCAAAAGGACTGCATTGCCAGCAAAACCTGGGACATCACCCTGGCCCAGCCTGAGAGCATACGGAGTGACCTGGAGAGCTCCGACAGTCAGTCGGACGACGTGCCAGACATTACCTCGGATGAATGCGACTCCCCTCACTCTCAgactgcagcagcctgcccacAGACCCCCAAAGCTAGAGGTGCCGAGAGCCCAAGTGCCCACCTGAGCCACTGTGCCCAAGCCGAGGGCTGCAGGCTGGATGAAATAGTCAAACTGGAGTGCATCGAAGCCAGAGTATGA